The following are encoded together in the Thalassomonas haliotis genome:
- a CDS encoding GGDEF domain-containing protein yields MPKNTKTNRYIFLIAFAIAALILVNGGFAYWQMHKIKTEFEDVANKDLPLVTQLLPLIDRQFEQTLLIEKLHQQSDGHQGVVIQTLEDSFIRTGKKFDGALATLKEFIIPLMSLGQPETRAEMVRVNQLLAQIGKEHQQYHDQVLAMIATIKSGSGKLPEQVIRILNEEEKELRLELTSLRDEVQRFTQQSVIAVDKHESWVIQGVVLFTLFVYSLGTIMLFMMYQVMQHRKKAIEELAYFATHDPLTKLINRRYFFERLTEAINAAKRHKHPLSICVCDLDHFKQINDTLGHQAGDKVLASFGEILTEVKRPEDIAGRFGGDEFVLCFPNTHGKDIVNMVERIRETLAEKEFKLPNNKHFSVTATFGIAEMDFNNQCQESIFEAADTALYQAKEKGRNAVVLYQG; encoded by the coding sequence ATGCCGAAAAACACTAAAACCAACCGTTATATCTTTCTTATCGCCTTTGCTATTGCCGCTTTAATCCTGGTTAATGGCGGCTTTGCCTACTGGCAAATGCATAAGATTAAAACCGAATTTGAAGATGTCGCCAATAAGGATTTGCCGTTGGTGACTCAGCTGTTGCCGCTTATTGACCGGCAATTTGAACAGACGCTGTTAATCGAGAAGCTGCACCAGCAAAGCGACGGCCACCAGGGGGTGGTGATCCAGACCTTAGAAGACAGCTTTATCCGTACCGGAAAGAAATTTGATGGCGCACTGGCGACCCTGAAAGAATTTATTATCCCGTTGATGTCGCTGGGGCAACCGGAAACCCGGGCAGAAATGGTCCGGGTAAACCAGTTGCTGGCTCAAATCGGTAAGGAACACCAGCAATATCATGATCAGGTCCTTGCCATGATAGCAACAATAAAAAGCGGCAGCGGCAAATTGCCCGAGCAAGTGATCCGGATTTTAAACGAAGAAGAAAAAGAGCTGCGCCTGGAGTTAACCAGTTTGCGCGATGAAGTGCAGCGTTTTACCCAGCAATCCGTGATTGCGGTGGATAAACATGAGAGCTGGGTGATACAGGGGGTGGTGCTCTTCACCCTGTTTGTCTACTCCCTGGGGACTATCATGCTGTTTATGATGTACCAGGTGATGCAGCACAGGAAAAAAGCTATAGAAGAGCTGGCCTATTTTGCCACCCATGATCCCCTGACTAAATTGATCAACCGCCGTTATTTCTTTGAACGTCTGACGGAGGCGATCAATGCTGCCAAGCGCCATAAACACCCTTTGAGTATTTGTGTCTGCGATTTGGATCATTTTAAACAAATCAACGATACCCTGGGGCATCAGGCGGGGGATAAGGTGCTGGCAAGCTTTGGTGAGATTCTAACCGAAGTGAAACGTCCGGAAGATATCGCCGGGCGTTTTGGCGGCGATGAATTTGTGCTGTGTTTTCCAAATACTCACGGCAAGGATATCGTCAATATGGTGGAGCGTATCCGGGAAACCCTGGCGGAAAAAGAGTTTAAGCTCCCAAATAACAAGCACTTCTCTGTGACGGCCACTTTTGGTATTGCCGAAATGGACTTTAACAACCAATGCCAGGAGTCGATATTTGAAGCGGCGGATACTGCCTTGTATCAGGCAAAGGAAAAAGGCCGTAATGCCGTGGTGTTATACCAGGGGTAA
- a CDS encoding sulfite exporter TauE/SafE family protein: MNPEFILQLILLGCVVGFMAGLLGIGGGGIMVPVLTGVFLAQGVMIEQVVHLALGTSMASIIMTSLSSLLAHHKHRNINWLVVKGFSPGVVLGAFIMTFVAAKLSAIYLVAIFSVFMAYVAVQMFLNKKPKPSRIMPSSKGLLVAGSGIGGISSLVSIGGGSLTVPYLLWHNIDIKKAVATSAAIGLPISVAGSLGYLVNGYFLPLDKAQSGIEQPGLEFSLGFIYVPAVIVISACSFFTAPLGVKLVHRLPVALLRKIFALLLFSLSVKMFYTLWSSL; the protein is encoded by the coding sequence GTGAACCCGGAGTTTATCTTACAGTTGATATTATTGGGTTGCGTGGTCGGTTTTATGGCGGGTTTGCTCGGTATCGGCGGTGGCGGCATTATGGTGCCGGTACTGACGGGAGTATTCCTGGCCCAGGGGGTAATGATAGAGCAGGTGGTGCACCTGGCTCTGGGGACTTCGATGGCCTCAATTATTATGACCTCATTATCGAGCTTGCTGGCACATCATAAACACAGGAATATCAATTGGCTGGTGGTGAAAGGATTTTCACCCGGGGTGGTGCTGGGAGCCTTTATCATGACCTTTGTTGCCGCCAAGCTCAGCGCCATCTACCTGGTGGCAATATTTTCTGTTTTTATGGCCTATGTTGCCGTGCAAATGTTTCTTAATAAAAAGCCGAAACCCTCGCGCATTATGCCGTCAAGCAAAGGTCTGCTGGTTGCGGGCTCGGGCATCGGCGGTATTTCTTCCCTGGTCTCTATTGGCGGCGGTTCCCTGACGGTGCCTTACCTGCTGTGGCATAATATCGATATAAAAAAGGCGGTTGCCACTTCTGCCGCCATAGGTCTGCCTATTTCCGTTGCCGGCAGCTTAGGTTACCTGGTTAACGGTTATTTTTTACCGTTAGATAAGGCGCAATCCGGGATAGAGCAACCCGGTCTCGAATTTAGCTTAGGGTTTATTTATGTGCCCGCCGTGATAGTGATCTCCGCCTGCAGCTTTTTTACCGCGCCGCTGGGAGTTAAATTAGTGCATCGCTTGCCTGTCGCTTTATTAAGGAAAATTTTTGCCCTGTTGCTGTTTTCATTAAGTGTTAAAATGTTCTACACCCTGTGGAGCAGTTTATAA
- a CDS encoding MlaC/ttg2D family ABC transporter substrate-binding protein encodes MFSFIKVFLFVSCLSAAGNVLADEDSPYQVIANAGNNLFTRIASEQQALKTRPELMASIVEQELMPYVDHRYAAFKVLGKNLRTISKAQREAFVLAMKNHLSQSYVQVLSRYTDQQVTFQQQEQVKNRKIVSVKSVISQEGKPDIEMDFRLRKNKNTHRWLTFDIVVEGISLLDAKQTEISAKIRADGIDKVIAELARQA; translated from the coding sequence ATGTTCAGTTTTATCAAGGTTTTTTTGTTTGTCAGTTGTTTATCTGCCGCCGGTAATGTGCTGGCGGATGAAGACTCTCCCTATCAAGTGATCGCCAATGCCGGTAATAATCTCTTTACCCGCATCGCCAGCGAACAACAGGCCCTTAAAACCCGGCCAGAGCTGATGGCCAGCATAGTGGAGCAGGAGTTGATGCCCTATGTTGACCATCGCTATGCCGCCTTTAAAGTTTTAGGAAAAAACTTAAGAACTATCAGTAAAGCCCAAAGAGAAGCTTTTGTTTTAGCCATGAAAAATCACCTGAGCCAGAGTTATGTTCAGGTATTGTCTAGATACACAGATCAACAGGTGACTTTCCAGCAGCAGGAGCAGGTGAAAAACCGTAAAATTGTCTCGGTTAAGTCGGTGATCAGCCAGGAGGGCAAACCGGATATCGAAATGGACTTTCGCCTGCGTAAAAATAAAAATACTCACCGTTGGCTGACCTTTGATATTGTGGTAGAAGGCATCAGCCTGCTCGATGCCAAACAAACAGAAATAAGTGCTAAAATTCGCGCTGACGGCATAGATAAGGTTATTGCCGAACTGGCAAGGCAAGCCTGA